A single genomic interval of Acidovorax sp. 1608163 harbors:
- a CDS encoding undecaprenyl-diphosphate phosphatase, translating into MDIVLLAKAAVMGVVEGLTEFLPISSTGHLILAGSLLGFDDAKAKVFDIAIQTGAIFAVILVYSQKIRATLVALPTERQAQRFALNVFIGFLPAVVLGLLFGKAIKAHLFTPVVVATTFIVGGFIILWAERRAPVATRIEAVDDMTPLDALKVGLVQCLAMVPGTSRSGSTIIGGMLLGLSRKAATDFSFFLAIPTLIGAGVYSLYKERALLSLADAPMFLTGLVFSFISAWLCVRWLLRYISTHSFVAFAYYRIVFGVVVLATAWLGWVQWAE; encoded by the coding sequence GTGGATATCGTTTTGCTGGCCAAGGCCGCCGTCATGGGGGTGGTAGAGGGGTTGACCGAGTTTCTCCCCATCTCGTCCACCGGCCACCTGATTCTTGCGGGCTCGCTGCTCGGTTTTGACGACGCCAAGGCCAAGGTGTTTGACATCGCTATCCAGACCGGCGCCATCTTTGCCGTGATCCTGGTGTATTCGCAAAAAATCCGTGCCACGCTGGTGGCGCTGCCCACGGAGCGGCAGGCGCAGCGGTTTGCGCTCAATGTGTTCATCGGCTTTTTGCCTGCCGTGGTGCTGGGGCTGCTGTTTGGCAAGGCCATCAAGGCGCACCTGTTCACGCCTGTGGTGGTGGCCACCACGTTCATCGTGGGCGGCTTCATCATCCTGTGGGCAGAGCGCCGTGCGCCCGTGGCCACGCGCATTGAGGCGGTGGACGACATGACCCCGCTGGACGCCCTGAAGGTGGGCCTGGTGCAGTGCCTGGCCATGGTGCCGGGCACCAGCCGCAGCGGCTCCACCATCATTGGCGGCATGCTGCTGGGGCTGTCGCGCAAGGCGGCGACGGACTTCTCGTTTTTTCTCGCAATCCCCACGCTGATTGGCGCGGGCGTGTACAGCCTGTACAAGGAGCGTGCACTGCTGTCGCTGGCCGATGCGCCGATGTTCCTGACCGGGCTGGTGTTTTCGTTCATCAGCGCCTGGCTGTGTGTGCGCTGGTTGCTGCGCTACATCAGCACGCACAGCTTTGTGGCGTTTGCCTACTACCGCATTGTGTTTGGTGTGGTGGTGCTGGCCACCGCGTGGCTGGGGTGGGTGCAATGGGCCGAGTGA
- a CDS encoding DUF2306 domain-containing protein, producing the protein MTTLSTLPPAVAIHLTAAVLATALGPVALWARRSRAQRPRLHRAAGYAWVTLMVLTALSALFISGSRGPRLAGFGPIHLLVPFALGMIVLSFRYLLQGNLSGHRRTMQGVYIGGCVVAGSFTLLPQRLLGKWLWGSLGLI; encoded by the coding sequence ATGACCACGCTCTCCACCCTGCCTCCCGCCGTTGCCATCCACCTCACCGCTGCCGTGCTGGCCACCGCCCTGGGCCCCGTGGCCCTGTGGGCCCGCCGCAGCCGGGCACAGCGCCCACGCCTGCACCGCGCTGCAGGCTATGCCTGGGTCACGCTCATGGTGCTTACCGCGCTGTCGGCCCTGTTCATCAGCGGCAGCCGGGGGCCGCGCCTGGCGGGCTTTGGCCCCATCCACCTGCTGGTGCCGTTTGCACTGGGGATGATCGTGCTGTCGTTCCGCTACCTGCTGCAGGGCAACCTCAGCGGCCACCGGCGCACCATGCAGGGCGTGTACATCGGCGGCTGCGTGGTGGCGGGGTCGTTCACCCTGCTGCCGCAGCGCCTGCTGGGCAAATGGCTGTGGGGCAGCCTGGGGCTGATCTAA
- a CDS encoding 2TM domain-containing protein — protein MHPSEPLHASHPANHAKPTDALGRLARKRAGAKLGWYLHATLYVLVNVVLALLSSAHGKHWAIFPAMGWAIGLAAHGLAVFVLGSGSSLRERMVHTERERLQATHRPR, from the coding sequence ATGCATCCCTCAGAACCACTGCACGCATCGCACCCCGCCAACCATGCTAAGCCAACCGACGCGCTGGGCCGCCTCGCCCGCAAGCGCGCGGGCGCCAAGCTCGGCTGGTACCTGCACGCCACCCTCTACGTGCTCGTCAATGTGGTGCTGGCCCTGCTGTCATCGGCCCACGGCAAGCACTGGGCCATCTTCCCGGCCATGGGCTGGGCCATCGGGTTGGCGGCGCATGGCCTGGCGGTGTTTGTGCTGGGCAGCGGCAGCAGCCTGCGCGAGCGCATGGTGCACACCGAGCGAGAACGCCTGCAGGCAACGCACCGCCCCCGCTGA
- a CDS encoding sensor histidine kinase, producing the protein MPQPNPPPTPHRQPAHTLAPEAATGGAALAVGVVRHALIVATFCCSIALALTLGGRGPWDQNLVYSLAIGMVSWAVIEAGRITLARHEAGMWPRGWRGIALVAAGTVTGFGAGTALGDLWCQCSTWARWQATPGALATVLVITTLATVAASFFFYSRGTARALQARIALTERDAAEARLKLLETQLEPHMLFNTLANLRVLIALDPARAQAMLDHLIAYLRATLTASRATHHPLADEFDRLRDYLELMAVRMGPRLHYTLDLPEALRQVPVPPLLLQPLVENAIRHGLEPQVAGGHISVRASVQPSAPSTPSAPATQYLVLEVSDTGVGLGHSAHPTPGTTAPAASTHFGLAQVRERLATLHGSAGTLDLIAASAGGTSASVRFPLKIQHP; encoded by the coding sequence ATGCCGCAGCCCAACCCACCCCCCACACCGCATCGGCAACCCGCCCACACACTGGCGCCAGAGGCTGCCACAGGCGGGGCCGCGCTGGCTGTGGGCGTGGTGCGCCACGCCCTCATCGTGGCCACCTTTTGCTGCAGCATTGCACTGGCGCTGACGCTGGGCGGCAGGGGGCCATGGGACCAGAACCTTGTGTACTCCCTGGCCATCGGCATGGTGTCCTGGGCTGTCATCGAGGCCGGTCGCATCACGCTGGCACGCCATGAGGCAGGCATGTGGCCCCGGGGCTGGCGGGGCATTGCCCTGGTGGCCGCAGGCACGGTCACCGGCTTTGGCGCGGGCACCGCGCTGGGCGATCTGTGGTGCCAGTGCTCCACCTGGGCACGCTGGCAGGCCACCCCCGGTGCGCTGGCCACAGTGTTGGTCATCACCACGCTGGCCACGGTGGCAGCATCGTTCTTCTTCTACAGCCGGGGCACGGCCCGCGCCCTGCAGGCACGCATCGCGCTGACCGAGCGCGACGCCGCCGAGGCGCGTCTGAAACTGCTCGAAACCCAGCTAGAGCCGCACATGCTCTTCAACACCCTGGCCAACCTGCGCGTGCTGATTGCACTAGACCCCGCGCGCGCCCAGGCCATGCTGGACCACCTGATTGCCTACCTGCGCGCCACCTTGACCGCATCGCGCGCCACCCATCACCCCCTGGCCGACGAGTTTGACCGCTTGCGCGACTACCTGGAGCTGATGGCCGTGCGCATGGGCCCGCGCCTGCACTACACGCTGGATTTGCCCGAGGCCCTGCGCCAGGTGCCCGTGCCCCCGCTGCTGCTGCAGCCGCTGGTAGAAAACGCCATCCGCCATGGGCTGGAGCCGCAGGTCGCGGGTGGGCACATCAGCGTGCGGGCCAGCGTGCAGCCCAGTGCCCCTTCCACACCGTCAGCACCAGCCACGCAATATCTGGTGCTGGAGGTGAGCGACACCGGCGTGGGCCTGGGCCATAGCGCCCACCCCACGCCCGGCACCACCGCCCCCGCCGCCAGCACCCACTTTGGTCTGGCCCAGGTGCGCGAGCGGCTGGCCACCCTGCATGGCAGCGCAGGCACTCTTGATTTGATAGCTGCCAGCGCGGGTGGTACCAGCGCTAGCGTGCGTTTTCCTTTAAAAATCCAGCACCCATGA
- a CDS encoding LytTR family DNA-binding domain-containing protein translates to MTPAAPRALIAEDEPLLAAALQQELRTAWPELQIAATVGDGLSAVQQALALQPDVLFFDIRMPGQTGLDAAVALADAWPAHRPFPALVFVTAYDQYAVQAFEAQAVDYLLKPVQSARLQKTVQKLRLALIHKSQAATNSIANQSTATLAPAHTEAHTQALEPSLQRTVDQLRHLLAQPGLWPGATSSATSAPLAPALLAAQQQAPRLTVIQASHGSQIHMVPVGDVLYFEAADKYVRVLTAGAEYLIRTPLKELSDQLDPQEFWQVHRSTLVRASAIATVVRDESGKLHLNLRGRPERLAVSRLYAHLFKAM, encoded by the coding sequence ATGACACCCGCAGCCCCGCGCGCCCTCATCGCCGAAGACGAGCCCCTGCTGGCCGCTGCGCTACAGCAAGAGCTGCGCACCGCCTGGCCCGAACTGCAGATTGCCGCCACGGTGGGCGACGGCCTCTCGGCCGTGCAGCAAGCGCTGGCGCTGCAGCCCGATGTGCTGTTCTTCGACATTCGCATGCCCGGCCAGACGGGGCTGGACGCTGCCGTCGCGCTAGCCGACGCCTGGCCCGCACACCGGCCTTTTCCGGCGCTGGTGTTTGTCACCGCCTACGACCAGTACGCCGTGCAGGCCTTTGAGGCCCAGGCCGTGGACTACCTGCTCAAGCCCGTGCAAAGCGCCCGGCTGCAAAAAACAGTGCAAAAACTGCGTCTAGCGCTTATTCATAAATCGCAAGCAGCTACGAATTCAATAGCAAATCAAAGCACTGCAACCCTGGCCCCAGCACACACTGAGGCGCACACACAGGCTCTGGAGCCCAGCCTGCAACGCACCGTAGACCAGTTGCGCCACCTGCTGGCCCAGCCTGGCCTGTGGCCCGGGGCAACATCCAGCGCAACCAGCGCCCCCCTCGCCCCCGCGCTACTGGCAGCGCAGCAGCAGGCCCCGCGCCTCACCGTCATCCAGGCCAGCCACGGCAGCCAGATCCACATGGTGCCCGTGGGCGACGTGCTGTACTTTGAGGCGGCAGACAAGTACGTGCGCGTGCTTACAGCCGGTGCCGAATACCTCATCCGCACCCCCCTCAAAGAGCTGTCGGACCAGCTCGACCCGCAGGAATTCTGGCAAGTGCACCGCAGCACCCTGGTGCGTGCCAGCGCCATCGCCACGGTGGTGCGCGACGAATCCGGCAAGCTGCACCTGAACCTGCGCGGGCGCCCCGAGCGCCTGGCCGTGAGCCGCCTCTACGCCCACCTGTTCAAGGCGATGTAG
- a CDS encoding putative Na+/H+ antiporter: MNTPLIQWIAAALFGLALLHTFSVKCFERLSHRYPRHAGLFHLLGEVEVVFGFWAMVLIVAMALAAGRPQALQYAESRNYTEPLFVFVVMVIAASRPVLRTVMAAVDTLARVTPLPTPLVTAWLGLAAVPLLGSLITEPAAMTIAALMLAPQIFRPAVPERLKYLALGVLFVNVSIGGTLTSYAAPPVLMVAATWGWDSAFMLTTFGWKAAVAVLVNATACALVLRRHLPTAAALQAGQEAADQRPVPASVAAVHIALLAGVVLFAHHPVVFLGFFLMFLGYTQAYARHQSPLILKEALLVGFFLAGLVVLGGMQQWWLQPIVSGLEPLALFAGAVGLTAITDNAALTYLGSLIEGISPAAQYALVAGAVAGGGLTVIANAPNPAGVALLKNGFADQTIGAGGLLLGALGPTAVAAGAFLVL; encoded by the coding sequence ATGAACACCCCTCTCATCCAATGGATCGCCGCCGCCCTGTTTGGCCTGGCGCTGCTGCACACCTTCTCCGTCAAATGCTTCGAGCGGCTATCGCACCGCTACCCGCGCCACGCCGGGCTGTTTCACCTGCTCGGTGAGGTCGAGGTGGTCTTCGGCTTCTGGGCCATGGTGCTCATCGTGGCCATGGCTCTGGCCGCAGGCCGCCCGCAGGCCCTGCAGTACGCCGAGTCGCGCAACTACACCGAGCCCCTGTTCGTCTTCGTCGTCATGGTCATCGCCGCATCGCGCCCCGTGCTGCGCACCGTGATGGCGGCCGTGGACACCCTGGCGCGCGTCACGCCACTGCCCACCCCGCTCGTCACCGCCTGGCTGGGCCTGGCCGCCGTGCCGCTGCTCGGCTCGCTCATCACCGAGCCCGCCGCCATGACGATTGCCGCCCTCATGCTGGCCCCGCAAATCTTCCGCCCCGCCGTGCCCGAGCGGCTCAAGTACCTGGCGCTGGGCGTGCTGTTCGTCAACGTGTCCATCGGCGGCACGCTCACCTCGTACGCCGCGCCACCCGTGCTGATGGTGGCCGCCACCTGGGGCTGGGACAGCGCCTTCATGCTCACCACCTTTGGCTGGAAGGCCGCCGTGGCCGTGCTGGTCAACGCCACCGCGTGCGCCCTGGTGCTGCGCCGCCATCTGCCCACCGCCGCCGCCCTGCAGGCCGGGCAAGAGGCCGCAGACCAACGCCCCGTGCCCGCCTCCGTCGCTGCCGTACACATCGCCCTGCTGGCAGGTGTGGTGCTGTTTGCGCACCACCCGGTCGTGTTTTTGGGATTCTTTCTGATGTTCCTGGGCTACACCCAGGCCTACGCACGCCACCAAAGCCCGCTCATCCTCAAAGAAGCATTGTTGGTGGGCTTCTTCCTGGCCGGGCTGGTGGTGCTGGGCGGCATGCAGCAATGGTGGCTGCAGCCCATCGTCTCAGGCCTGGAGCCCCTGGCCCTGTTCGCGGGCGCTGTGGGCCTCACGGCCATCACCGACAACGCCGCCCTCACCTACCTGGGCTCGCTCATTGAAGGCATCTCACCTGCCGCCCAATACGCGCTGGTGGCTGGCGCCGTGGCAGGCGGTGGCCTCACCGTCATCGCCAACGCACCCAACCCAGCAGGCGTAGCGTTGCTGAAAAATGGCTTTGCCGACCAGACGATTGGGGCGGGCGGGCTGCTGCTGGGGGCGCTGGGGCCTACGGCGGTGGCGGCTGGGGCGTTTTTGGTGTTGTAA
- a CDS encoding diguanylate cyclase domain-containing protein has product MQIAVHPIRQRLAWVHTLKFQIVAIAVTAAAAAAIITAHFAFIATEANMQQLLVQAESDDAERTAMLLGTKVDMLRDALKATTRQTPAELWSTPGAMRAHLQANPALGSLFEGVIAARPDGELLGRISQGKLATDLPNIGDRAYFQQALLTDQPVISDPLTAKLVHTPVVVMAISARGPGGEVLGVLAGVLTLNSNNLFTDGIRANRDEGSRVLVMNRQGVLMAHTNQARILGNAANEPELADAFEQWHDLGSPIDTVGKTTQSQGHLVAMAGIPDTDWTLTRIVPLSEALAPVATARKTAGTSAAWVALVVAALSGALAWLITRPISRLHARANLLLAQDDLSADEWPRGHGEVGQLGQAFAQVMELRRQKQGETDALLSKIEAVLDHADIGIALTRDGRFEMVSREFCNVLGFQRTDILGQLASIIYPDQQAYDALSARALPAFMRNGVFNGEVELKRSGGEVFWARLRGRAVTPGDSSKGTIWTVEDITASRAHRERLVWTSSHDSLTGLVNRAAFEEMLKESTSQAADKPLCVMFIDLDRFKQVNDTGGHSAGDTLLRDIAHALSGQVRQTDTVARLGGDEFAVLLHGCPLPRATEVAEKLRSAVASYRLPWEGHSFSVGASIGLVVVDASFIDAAAVMVAADSACYAAKAQGRNAVVVYSANT; this is encoded by the coding sequence ATGCAAATTGCTGTCCATCCAATCCGCCAGCGTTTGGCGTGGGTTCACACGCTCAAGTTCCAGATCGTCGCTATCGCCGTGACGGCCGCAGCGGCAGCTGCCATCATCACCGCCCATTTCGCATTCATCGCTACGGAAGCCAACATGCAGCAGTTGCTGGTGCAAGCCGAAAGCGACGATGCTGAACGCACAGCAATGCTGCTTGGTACCAAGGTTGACATGCTGCGTGACGCGCTGAAGGCGACCACACGGCAAACTCCGGCGGAGCTCTGGAGCACCCCCGGCGCAATGCGGGCACATCTGCAGGCAAACCCGGCTCTGGGCTCACTGTTTGAAGGCGTGATCGCGGCCAGGCCCGATGGCGAATTGCTGGGACGAATCTCCCAGGGGAAACTTGCAACCGATCTGCCCAATATCGGGGACCGAGCTTACTTTCAACAAGCACTGCTCACCGATCAGCCGGTCATCTCCGACCCGCTGACGGCCAAGCTCGTCCATACGCCAGTGGTAGTCATGGCAATTTCTGCCCGAGGGCCTGGTGGTGAAGTGCTGGGCGTTCTTGCAGGCGTGCTGACACTGAACTCGAACAACCTGTTTACCGATGGGATACGTGCAAATCGGGATGAGGGGTCACGCGTGCTCGTCATGAACCGCCAAGGCGTACTCATGGCGCACACAAACCAAGCACGCATTCTGGGCAACGCAGCCAACGAGCCCGAACTTGCCGACGCCTTTGAACAATGGCATGACTTGGGCAGCCCGATAGACACCGTCGGCAAAACCACCCAAAGCCAAGGACATCTGGTTGCAATGGCCGGTATTCCGGACACAGATTGGACGTTGACTCGCATTGTCCCTTTGTCCGAGGCACTTGCGCCCGTGGCGACCGCTCGCAAGACAGCCGGAACCTCAGCCGCATGGGTAGCGCTGGTCGTAGCGGCGCTTTCGGGGGCACTGGCGTGGCTCATTACGCGCCCCATTTCCCGGCTTCACGCACGCGCCAATTTGCTGTTAGCACAAGACGATTTGTCTGCAGATGAATGGCCCCGCGGTCATGGTGAGGTGGGGCAATTGGGGCAAGCATTCGCTCAAGTGATGGAGCTGCGACGCCAGAAGCAAGGGGAAACTGACGCACTTCTGTCCAAAATTGAAGCGGTGCTTGACCATGCAGATATCGGCATTGCGCTGACACGCGACGGTCGATTCGAGATGGTGAGTCGAGAGTTTTGCAATGTGCTTGGATTCCAACGAACCGACATCCTGGGCCAATTGGCCTCCATCATCTATCCCGACCAGCAAGCATATGACGCACTGTCTGCAAGGGCCCTGCCTGCCTTCATGCGCAACGGTGTGTTCAACGGAGAGGTGGAGCTGAAGCGCAGTGGTGGCGAAGTCTTTTGGGCACGACTGCGTGGAAGGGCTGTCACACCGGGAGATAGCTCCAAGGGCACCATATGGACCGTCGAGGACATCACCGCATCGCGAGCACACCGCGAGCGCCTTGTGTGGACGTCCAGCCACGACTCTTTGACGGGGCTGGTCAATCGCGCCGCGTTCGAAGAAATGCTGAAAGAGTCGACTTCGCAGGCGGCCGACAAGCCGCTCTGCGTCATGTTCATAGACCTGGATCGCTTCAAGCAGGTCAACGATACAGGGGGGCACTCAGCGGGGGACACGCTCCTGCGCGACATCGCGCACGCCCTGTCAGGGCAAGTACGCCAAACGGACACCGTGGCACGCCTGGGCGGCGATGAGTTTGCCGTTTTGTTGCATGGGTGTCCTCTCCCACGGGCCACAGAGGTCGCAGAAAAGCTGCGAAGCGCCGTGGCCTCCTACCGCCTCCCCTGGGAAGGGCACTCTTTCAGCGTAGGAGCGAGCATCGGATTGGTGGTTGTCGATGCATCTTTCATAGACGCAGCGGCTGTCATGGTCGCTGCCGATTCAGCATGCTATGCAGCCAAGGCACAAGGTCGCAACGCTGTGGTGGTCTATTCTGCAAATACCTGA
- a CDS encoding efflux transporter outer membrane subunit, whose amino-acid sequence MPAALRCVPTLLAVSALTVLAACSTQPGYERPTQTVPAHYKEALAATAGGIWQPAQAGQAGPQGAEVPAAWWTLYGDATLNTLQEQAASGNQNIALSLARLRAAQAAVASSRASQGPTLGTSASTSRARSGSQAADGSSTARISTSHSIGLNASWELDLWGRIAGTVDAARASAQASADDLAAARLSVQASVAQTYFSLRAAEANAQILRETLQAYDRSWELTRNRQQAGVASVADVAQAESQYKSTQVQLLESESSRTQLEHALAALLGQAPASFSLPATGGLPLPPVVPAQLPSQLLERRPDIAAAERRVAAANAQIGVARAAFFPALTLSGTAGYRGSELSNLFNAPNLFWSLGPQLALSLFDGGARTAAVESARAANEQAAATYRQTVLTALQEVEDNLTAATALAQEQQLQTEALAAAQRALDVVSNQYRAGTVGYLNVITAQASVLSAQRSLIDVRSRRLAAVNTLLKNVAGRWEVEGR is encoded by the coding sequence ATGCCTGCCGCTCTGCGCTGCGTGCCCACGCTGCTGGCGGTATCTGCGCTGACCGTGCTGGCCGCCTGCAGCACCCAGCCGGGGTACGAGCGCCCCACGCAAACCGTGCCCGCCCACTACAAAGAAGCCCTGGCCGCCACCGCAGGCGGCATCTGGCAGCCCGCGCAAGCTGGGCAAGCTGGGCCGCAGGGTGCAGAAGTGCCCGCCGCGTGGTGGACGCTGTACGGCGATGCCACGCTCAACACCCTGCAAGAGCAGGCCGCTAGCGGCAACCAGAACATTGCCTTGTCGCTGGCCCGCCTGCGCGCCGCCCAGGCCGCCGTGGCCAGCAGCCGCGCCAGCCAGGGCCCCACGCTTGGCACCAGCGCCAGCACATCGCGTGCGCGCAGCGGCAGCCAGGCGGCCGATGGCAGCAGCACCGCCCGCATTAGCACCAGCCATTCCATCGGCCTCAATGCCAGCTGGGAGCTGGACCTGTGGGGCCGCATCGCAGGCACCGTGGACGCCGCCCGCGCCAGCGCCCAGGCCAGTGCCGACGACCTGGCAGCCGCCCGCCTGTCGGTGCAGGCCAGCGTGGCGCAAACCTATTTTTCGTTGCGCGCCGCAGAGGCCAACGCACAGATCCTGCGCGAAACACTGCAGGCCTATGACCGCAGCTGGGAGCTGACACGCAACCGCCAGCAAGCGGGCGTGGCCTCGGTGGCCGATGTGGCGCAGGCCGAGTCGCAATACAAATCCACCCAGGTGCAACTGCTCGAATCTGAAAGCAGCCGCACCCAGCTAGAGCACGCCCTGGCCGCCCTGCTGGGCCAGGCCCCTGCCAGCTTCAGCCTGCCCGCCACTGGCGGGCTGCCCTTGCCACCCGTGGTGCCCGCCCAGCTGCCCTCGCAGTTGCTGGAGCGCCGCCCCGACATCGCCGCTGCCGAGCGCCGCGTGGCCGCCGCCAACGCGCAAATCGGTGTGGCCCGGGCTGCGTTCTTCCCAGCGCTCACGCTGTCGGGCACGGCGGGGTACCGGGGCTCGGAGCTGTCCAATCTGTTCAACGCCCCCAACCTGTTCTGGTCCCTGGGGCCGCAGCTGGCACTGTCGCTGTTCGATGGCGGTGCCCGCACGGCTGCAGTGGAATCTGCCCGCGCCGCCAACGAACAAGCCGCCGCCACCTACCGCCAAACCGTGCTCACGGCCCTGCAAGAGGTGGAAGACAACCTGACCGCCGCCACCGCCCTGGCGCAAGAGCAGCAACTGCAAACCGAAGCCCTGGCCGCCGCCCAGCGTGCGCTGGATGTGGTGAGCAACCAGTACCGCGCAGGCACCGTGGGGTACCTCAATGTCATCACCGCCCAGGCCTCGGTGCTATCGGCGCAGCGCAGTTTGATTGACGTGCGCAGCCGCAGGCTGGCAGCGGTGAACACGCTGCTGAAGAACGTGGCGGGGCGGTGGGAGGTGGAGGGGCGGTGA